A genome region from Hevea brasiliensis isolate MT/VB/25A 57/8 chromosome 9, ASM3005281v1, whole genome shotgun sequence includes the following:
- the LOC110634245 gene encoding uncharacterized protein LOC110634245 encodes MRRLMNCTTPRNVMKKILKDEYFNMDDNKWDEMIKEAMEQGFLKDTRECEEILEDILSWYKLLPDGIKEKVEQRFNALGDMCERVDVEPEEAYNRSSNLRMRWSWNREKMEAEGPLQFDKAMVPDNKKDLDDPLVEGSMLR; translated from the exons ATGAGGAGATTGATGAATTGTACAACGCCAAGGAATGTCATGAAGAAAATCCTGAAGGATGAGTACTTCAACATGGATGACAATAAATGGGATGAGATGATTAAGGAGGCAATGGAACAAGGTTTTTTGAAGGACACAAGGGAATGTGAGGAAATTCTAGAGGATATACTTAGCTGGTATAAGCTCCTTCCAG ATGGCATCAAGGAAAAGGTGGAACAGAGGTTCAATGCGCTGGGGGATATGTGTGAAAGAGTTGATGTTGAACCTGAAGAAGCCTATAACCGTTCAAGCAATTTGAGGATGAGATGGTCATGGAATAGAGAGAAAATGGAAGCCGAGGGCCCCCTACAATTTGACAAGGCTATGGTGCCAGACAACAAAAAGGACTTGGATGACCCACTAGTTGAGGGGTCAATGCTTAGGTGA